GTAGGTGCCTCTACGCTCTCTTTTGTAGCAAATCAGTGATCAAGGCCTTAGAGAGGCGGGTTTGCACCGGACGAGATAAAGGATTTGTCGTGTTTTTTTGCGATAACATAGAACTGCAGATAATTCTTTTGTTTTCCTGGTGAATAAATACTATGAGGTTCATATGAAAAATCATCTGATCAAAGAACAATGGCACAAAGAGTGTTAATTCAATAAATATAACATACCATGACACCATAATTCGAGCATTTTTGCTCCTACTTCTTGTACCCTCATGTATAGATTTGGTCATGTCCTTCGCTTTCCTGGTGAGAATAACAGGGAGAGAAAAAATGGATCATTCTAAGTAACAAAAGCCTTCTTTGCGAATTGTGACCTGGGCCATGAATGTTTAAAGAAAATCTGcaaggcaagaagaatcaaccaCTACTTCTGATCAATTCACCATTCAATTAAAATTATAGAGATGAAATACATTTTCTAGTCAATGGGGTAAATCATATACTATGTCATAGACTAAAATCATTGACTAAATCATTGAGTAATTACAATGGTACACGTCATGACTGAAAATTTCATAACAAGTAGATTATTATGCATCTATTCTcacaaaaaaggaaaagagataACCGTAGATCATGCGCAACAAGGTCACAAATTTTGAATCTTTGGCCCATTATAAAATTCCTTGAGCTTCCTTCTGGTTGTCGACTTCACCGGAATCGAATGGAGATGAGGGACAAAAGGGGCAACTCATCTACCGAGTACTGAAATCAATGAGACCTTATTTTTGAGCATGGGGCCGCAAGCGCATGAACAACACCTACAACATCCGCATCAAGATGACCTCCCCGTTAGCAGCCTCAAAGCGGCACCTGGCAAAGGCATTGACGACATCCCGCAATGCAGATCCTAGAAGGGTTGAGCACCATGAACTCAAGTATTACGGTGATGGAGTTCAATGTGACGACGGCCCTCCCTCTTTAGAGATCATGGCGTCGAGGAAGGACCGCAGCATGGTGGCCGAGAGAGAGGGTAAGATGGCAACGAGGAGGGAGAAGTCGAGGTGGCGAAGAGCATTAAGGACCGAAGACACGAATGGGCGACCTGCATCATTATATCATGCAATCAAAACCGCGATATGATTTTCTAGGACAAACTTGCCTTTCATGAAATGGGGCAGGTGGACAGGGAAAAGGAAAAGGTGGCATGCAATCAAATCAGATCGGAACTTTCCTTCCGTGAACCACACAATATGGGGAAAACTCGAGGGAAGAGATGGATGATAAGAAAGAACGATGTACCATGACCATAGGCTCCCGCTTTAGGAgtagagatgataaaaaataaatATTATAGGAGTGGTGATATTGGTTGTTAGGAAAGACAGGGATCCATGTGTTAGGAAAGTTGGGGTTGAAATTGATTGCCATGAAAAGTAATATCGCTTCCTGCTCATTTGTAATGTATCAAGTTAGGAAAATCCCTACGCTAAGTAAACTTAATTGATTGCACACACAATTAGTTATATGCTTATTAATTGCATTAATGTTTTGATTTCCAAATTGATGTTGTGCTCGGTTTCATTATTGTTTTTGAATCAATGAATCAATTTCCTAATTGGTTTGGCATAAAAAAATCCCTACTTAAACAGAGTTAATTAATAGCATGTCTAATTAATtgtcttcctattaattgcattgATGACTTGATTTTCAACTTGATTTTATGTGAGAAAATCTTTACTGAAATAGACTTAATTAATTGCTTGTGTAATTTATTGTTTGCCTACTATTTGCATTAATGGCTTGATTTCCAAATTGATTCGCTGCTTGGTTTCTTTATTATTTTTGCATTAATACCTCGATTTCCAAATGGATTCGGCATGAACAAACCACAACTTAAACAAATTTTATTAATTGCATACGAATTAAATGTCTACCTATTAATTGCATTAATGACTGGATTTCCAAATGATTGGGTGATTGTTTTTTATTATATTTGCATTAATGGCTGAGTGCCAACAAATACAaactcctcctttagaagtagaGATGCTTATTAATTGCATTAATGTTCTGATTTCTAAATTGATATTGTGCTCGGTTTCATTATTGTTTTTCGTCAATGAATCAATTTCCTAATTGATTTGGCGTCAAAAAATCCCTACTTAAACAGAGTTAATTAATAGCATTCTAACCAATTGTATTCCTATTAATTGCATTGCTGACTTGATTTTCAACTTGATTTGATGTGAGAAAATATTTATTTAAATAAACTTAATTAATTGCATGCGTAATTAAATGTTTGCCTATTATTTGCATGAATGGCTTGATTTTCAAACTGATTGCTGCTTGGTTTCTTTATTATTTTTGCATTAATACCTTGATTTCCAAATTGTTGATTCGGCGTGGGCAAATCATAACCTAAACAAATTTAATTAATTGTATGCACAATTAATTATCTACCTATTAATTGCATTAATGACTGGATTTCCAAAAGATTCATGTCCGTTTTTTATTATATGTGCATTAATGGTTGGGTACGAATGAAGTACAAACTCATTTTTTAGGAGTAGAGATTCGACTATATATAAGGAGGACAAAAGCTACCTGACACACTCCACACTACCCTGTTAGATATCTAAGACACTGGAAGCAACCACTTAGTACTTACAATGCCAAGAACAAATGTAATGATATTACTCATGGCCGTCGTGCTTGTTGCCACTACGCCGGCGACACGCCCCATGGACATCACGGATAGGGACTTGGCGTCTAAGGAGTCCCTATGGGCACTATATGAGCGCTGGTGCAAGCATTACGATGTGGGACGCAACCTCAGCGACAAGGCCCAGCGTTTCAAAGTGTTCAAGGAGAACGCTCGCATGATCCATGATTTCAACCAAGGTGACGCACCCTACAAGCTAAGCCTCAACCTCTTCGGCGACATGACTGATGAAGAGGCCGAACACATGTACGGTCGCTGCTCCAACAGTAGGCCGGAAGGCGGGAAGCAGAGCCAAGGCCAGTTCACACACGGAGTtgttgtcgcgcgtgaaaacttaCCAATGTATGTGGACTGGCGCATGACAGGCTATGACCAACGCCCGTCGGCGGTGACAAGCGTGAAGACACAAGGAAGGTGCGGGGCTTGTTGGGCCTTTGCGGCGGTAGCAGCAGTGGAGGGCATCAACTCCATCAGGACGAGGAACCTCGTGACGTTGTCTGCGCAACAATTGATAGATTGCGACAAGGGAAGTTCCGCTTGTGTTGGCGGCGGTGCACTAGTAGCGTTAAAGTACATTTATAACCACGGCGGCATCACCACGGAGGCTAACTACCCATACGTTGCCTATAAGCACAAGTATTGCTTGGTCTCGAAACGTAACCCTGTCATCACCATTGATGGCATCAAAGAGGTGCCGCAAAATGATGAGGTGGCATTGATGAAGGCGGTGGCGACCCAAcccgttgttgtggtggttgaccCAAACGCCTTTAGGCGCTATGAAGGAGGCGTCTTTGTGGGTCCGTGTGGTACAGATCGAACTCATTCAATGACGGTGGTGGGCTACGGCACCAACGATGACCATGACCCAAAGAGACGCATAGACTATTGGATCATAAAGAACTCATGGGGGCCGAAATGGGGAGAAAATGGCTACATCCGCATGGCGCGCGGAGCCGGTCCTACCAAGGAGGGCTTATGTAGCATCCTGATGCAAGCGTTTTACCCAGTGAAAAATTAGTATGAAACGTGGGAATGATATCATAAAAATAATTTGATGACAATCTATCTGAGAAAGTAAATTAGTACACATGTATCCAACTTCTTCTTTGATTCACCGCTACCTCAACTACGGCTACTTAATATTGattgtattttctttttatttctctctATTTGTCATCTTATATATGATTTCTCTAATATCTAgctatctatatctatatctataccttTTATCTATACCTATATCTATACCCTCTTTTTAGGGAATGCCATCATGGCTAGCTTTATTTATTTGGTAAAATAGTCATCATTCACTAAATTGGTAACAAGGAAATCTAGGGGTTCATCAACCCAACTACAGAAAACATCATTATCGTAAGCAAATTTAGCTAAGGCATGAGCAACCACATTAGCTTCCCTTCGACAGTTTAAGAATTCAACATTCCCAATTAGACCAGTGAGAACAACGCAATCCGCATAAGTAGCAGTGGATTCACTCCATATTCTATCTTGGCCGGAGCATGCGTTAATCACCTCCAGTGAATCTGCTTCAATCTGTACTGTGGTGTACCCCAAAGATTCAGCCAACCGTAGTCCATTTTTCACTGCTATAGCTTAGAAGCCTCGGCCACGTATGGAATGGTTTCACATGAAGCTGCTATGAAAATTCCTGAAGAGTCACGTACCACAGCTCCTGTTGCTCCTTTCCCTACATCGGCGTCGTTTCCTTCTTGAAAGCATCACCGAGGAGAGGTTCTAGACCACTATCTGCTATCtttgggggaaaccctagatcgatAGATCAGAAGATGACGACGCGCTTGTGTCGTCTCCCCCTTGGGGgcgtcattcttggaggtgtacACAGGCTCAGGGGACCAGTGGATGTTTTCTTcggtggagcggtgcttcatcttgcACATTGAAGACGACGGATCTCGATGGCGTGGCGTCCTGGTGATTAGGCGTCTGATGTGCGAAGATGGACTCGTGCAGGAGGGCGACGCTGTCtggcgtcgtggtggcgtcgacgacgGCTAGACCGGGCAAGTTGGATGCGTTAGTACAGTTCTGAAGATGGATTGGTGGCAGTTGGCGGCGGTGACCTCTCGGTGTGCGCCAGACCAATGGGTGCCCCATACCCGGCAGGCGGCTTGGTTGGGGCCTGAGGTCTTAGATGTTAGGTTTGGCTGCGAGGTCTGTTTGGTATTAGGCCCAGACTATCCCTTCATCAACTGTATAGAAGTAGCGGCATATGTTGCctatgttggcttttgaacgtgcgtatgcagctgtacaggcgtgcctacgcgattcttgctttggtcggctacttgacggaacttgtgtaactagcgacacgaataaaactgatcgatggatttgatggctaaaggcccatgtcgagcctttgctttgtattgcttt
This genomic stretch from Hordeum vulgare subsp. vulgare chromosome 6H, MorexV3_pseudomolecules_assembly, whole genome shotgun sequence harbors:
- the LOC123403519 gene encoding ervatamin-C-like translates to MPRTNVMILLMAVVLVATTPATRPMDITDRDLASKESLWALYERWCKHYDVGRNLSDKAQRFKVFKENARMIHDFNQGDAPYKLSLNLFGDMTDEEAEHMYGRCSNSRPEGGKQSQGQFTHGVVVARENLPMYVDWRMTGYDQRPSAVTSVKTQGRCGACWAFAAVAAVEGINSIRTRNLVTLSAQQLIDCDKGSSACVGGGALVALKYIYNHGGITTEANYPYVAYKHKYCLVSKRNPVITIDGIKEVPQNDEVALMKAVATQPVVVVVDPNAFRRYEGGVFVGPCGTDRTHSMTVVGYGTNDDHDPKRRIDYWIIKNSWGPKWGENGYIRMARGAGPTKEGLCSILMQAFYPVKN